The DNA sequence CTCCAACTGCTCCAGCAGCGCGGGCGCGTCGCGCCGCCAGCCGGGCCGGACCAGGTGCAGCCGGCCGCCGCCGGTGAGGGTGGTGAAGATCTCCTGGAACGACACGTCGAACGACAGCATCGAGAACTGCTGGGTGACCGCGGACCCCGCGAGCCCGCCGTCCGTCTCCTGCCAGCACAGCAGGTTGCACAGCGTCGCGTCGGGCACCTGGACACCCTTGGGGCGGCCCGTGGAGCCGGAGGTGAAGAGGGTGTACAGCGGGCGAGTGCCCGGGTTCTCCGGGAGGTCCGTGCCGTCCGGGGCCGCCGACAGCACCACCGGGTGGCGCGGCAGCCCCTCCGGGGCGATGGCGTCGAGCGCGGGGGCGCCGCCCGGCGGGACCAGTACGCACAGCGGCGCCGCCTGGTCCAGCACCTGCCGGAGCAACTCGGGCGGGTACGCCGGGTCCAGCGGGACGGCGGTCACCCCGAGCCGGGCCAGCGCGAGGAGCGCCACCACGTGCTCGGCCGACGGCTCCAGGTACAGGGCGACGCTCGCCGGACGGTAGGCGGGCGGCAGTGGGTGCCGGTCCCTGATCTCGAGGGCCAACCCCTCAGCGTACGCCGCGAGTTCGGCGTAGCGGATCTCCCGTCCCTCCGGCGTCACCACCGCCGTCGCCTCCGGGGTGCGGCGCACCTGGCGGGCGAAGCCCTCGGCCACCGTGGCGAACGCCGGCTCGGCCGCCGGGCCCCGGCCGGGCTCCGGCAGGGCGCGCCGGTAGCCGGCCACCAGCTCGGCCGGGGTCGTGTCGCCGCCCTCGGCGAGCGCGTCCAGGCCCCGCCGGAACAGGCCGTCCATGGCGGCGACCTCGTCGGCCGTGAAGTGGTCGGCCGCGTACTCCCACAGACAGTCCAGGCCGTCGCGGCGCTCCACGACGGACAGCGTCATCGGGCACTTGGCGTCCGCGGGCGCCGGCCACAGCGGACGGGCCGTGACGCCCGGCAGGGACAGCGCGGAGAAGTCCGTGTTCTCCAGGACGAACAGGAAGTCGAAGGGCGGCCCGTCCGGGCTGGCCGGCCGGTCGGCCAGGACGTCGGCGAACGCCACGTCCTGCCGCTCCAGCACTTCCCGCACCAGCCCGCCCTGGCGCAGCAGTTGACCGCGCAGACTCTCGCGCGGCGCCACCTCGACGGGCAGCGGCACGGTGTTGGCGAACATGCCGACGCTGTCCGCGAACTCCCGCACCGGCCGGTTGGCCACCGGGCCCGCCAGCCGCGGCCGGGTCCGGCCCGCCACCCCGTACAGGCTCCACGCGTACACGCCCAGCAGCAGCTGGAAGCGGGTGAGCCCCAGGTCGGCGCAGAGCCGGTCGAGTACCGCGCGCCGCTCGCCGTCGAGCGTGGTGCGCAGCAGCCGCCCCGGCTCCGCCGGCCGGGGGAGGGACGGCAGGGCCGGTTCCGCCTCCTCGACGCCGTCCAGGCGTGCGCGCAGCGCGGCCCGCTGCTCGGCGTAGCCGGGCGTAGCGAACCAGGCGGCCTGCCACCCGGCGAAGTCCAGCGGCGTGGGCACGGCGGCCGGCTCCTCGGGCTCCGCGCCGGACACCAGGGCCGCGTACGCCGCGGACACCTCCTCGAACAGCACGTTCAGCGACCAGCCGTCGATCGCGATGTGGTGCAGCCGCAGCAGCAGCGTCCCGCCGCCGTCGCCGTCCGGAAGCCAGCGGGTGTGGAACATCTCGGGCCGGGCCAGGTCGAACGGCGCGGTGAGGAAACGGCGTTGCGCCTCGTCCCCGGTGTCCGTGCCGGTCACCCACGGGTCGTAGGGCGCGCCGACCTCCTGCCGCAGGCCCTCGGCCGCGGGGACGAAGGCCGTACGCAGCGCGGGATGGCGGGCCACCAGCCGGCGCAGCGCCTCGCGGAGCGCGCCGGTGTCCACGGCGCCGTCCAGCCGGAAGGCCATGCCGACGTGGTACGCGCGGGAGTCCGGGTCCCGCTGCTGGAGCAGCCACAGCCGCTGCTGCTCCGAGGTCGCGGGCGCGGTGAGGGCGTTCGTCGGCGCGGGCACCGGCGGGTACGCGGCCGGGGCGCCGTCGCGCAGGGCGGCGAGGGCGGCGGCCAGGGACGCGAAGTCACCCTCGACCACGGCCGCGCGCGGCGGCTCACAGCCCCAGCGGCGGCGCGCCTCGAAGCGCAGCCGCAGCGCCTTGAGCGAGTCGCCGCCACTGGCGATCCAGCGGTCGCCCGGCCGCAGGCCGGTGACACCCAGCACGTCCTCGGCCAGGTCCAGCACCTCGCGCTGCCACGCCGTCACCTCGTCGGCGCCGACCGCGCGTTCGGGGCGCCACGGCTCCTCGGCGCCCGCGAGCAGCGCGGCCTCGTCGACCTTGCCGTTGGCGTTCCGCGGCAGGGCCGCCACCCGGTAGAGGTGGTGCGGGCGCATGTACGGCGGCAGGGCCGCGGACAGATGGCGGTCGAACTCCTCGTACGCCAGCCCCTCGTCCGGCACCACGAACGCCAGCAGCTCCAGCACCCCGGCCGCGTCGGGCCGGGCGCACACATGGGCGCGGCGGACGGACGGATGGGCGGTGATCCGCTGCTCCAGCTCGCCGGGCTCGATGCGGAAGCCCCGCACCTTCACCTGCCGGTCCGCGCGCCCGACGTAGGTGACGAGCCCGTCGTCGTCCAGCCGGACGAGGTCGCCGGTGCGGTAGTACCGCTCCCGGCCGCCGTCGTGCCACGGCAGGCGGACGAACGCGCGGGCGGTCTCCTCGGGACGGTTGCGGTAACCGGCTGCCAACCCCTCGCCGGAGAGCAGGAGTTCGGCCAGCTCGCCCGGGGCGGCCGGGCGGTCGTCGGCCACGGCCAGCGTGCCGGTGCCCGGCAGCGGGCGGCCGATCGGCACCGCGTCGCCGTCGAAGTCGCGCGGGATCGGGTGGATCAGCGCGAACGTCGCGCACTCCGTCGGCCCGTACACGTTGTAGAGCGTCGTGGCGCTGCCGGGGTTGGCGCGGTACCAGTCGCGGATGACGCGCGGGGTGAGCTTCTCACCGCCGATCAGCACCTCGCCGATCCCGGAGAAGCAGTCGGGGACGGTGTCGGCCACGGCGTTGAACAGGGCCGTGGTGACGAACAGGGTGTCGACCCGGGCGTCGCGCAGCGCGGCGTCCAGCAGCTCGGGCGACTGCGCCGTCGCGTCGTCGATCACCACGCAGCAGCCGCCGGTCAGCAGCGGCACCCACACCTCGAAGCTCAGCGCGTCGAACGCCGGGTTGGCCAGCCAGGCGTGCCGCTTCGGGCCGCCGGGCCGCAGCCAGCCCGGCCGGGCCAGCCGCAGGATCCCGGCGTCCGGCACCTCCACGCCCTTGGGGAGGCCGGTGGTGCCCGAGGTGTAGAAGACGAACGCCGTGCCGGACGGGTCGGCCGCCGGCTCGTCCGGCTGCTCGTCATCCATCGCCGGGCCGGCTTCCAGGGCCGCCGCCTCCAGCGGGGTGACGCCCTCGCCCGCGCCGGCGGGCGGCGTCCCGTCATGCACCACGACGGTGGCGCCCGAGTCGGCGAGGATGTGCCGCTGCCGGCCGGCCGGGCTCTGCGCGTCCAGCGGGACCACCACCGCGCCCAGCCGCAGCACGCCCAGCATCACCCGGACCAGTCGCGCCGAGCGCGGCAGCGCCACGGCCACCGCCTGCCCCGGCCGCACCCCGTGGGCGCGCAGGGCGCGGGCGACGGCGGCGGAACCGGCGTCGAGCGCGGCGTAGTCGAGGATGTGGTCGCCCTCCACCACGGCGGGGGCGGACGGGGTGCGGCGGGCCCGGTCGAGGACGCTCCGGGCCAGGCCGAGGGGGATGTTCGTCATCGTGTCTCCTGCGCCGGGGCGGTACGGGGGGTGGGGACGGCGGCGGGGGACGCCGGGAGGCGGGACAGCTCGGCCTCGATCAGCGCGGCCACGCGGGTCACGCCGCCGCCCTCCAGCACGTCCCAGTGGCCGCACGCGAGCGGCTCGACGGTCAGGTCCGCGCCGGTCCGACGGGTCCAGAACTCCCGCTGGCGGGCCAGCTGTCCGGGCGCCACCCGGTCGTCCTCCGGGCCCTCGGCCTGGAGCAGCACCGTGCGGGCGGCCGTCGGCGGGACCTCGTAGTCGCGCGTCGTCAGCCGGCTGTGGTTGTAGACCTGGAAGTACCGCTCGATCTGCTCGTCGTCGATGCCCGGGTACATCCCGTTGAAGCGGACGAGCTTGTCGCGGAACTCGGCGAGCTCCACCGGCTCGATCGCGGCCCGCTCGGCGGGGTCGTCGGTGCCGTGGGTGTCCAGCAGCACGACGCTCACCTCCGTGCGGCCGGCCGCCGCCAGCCTGCGGCCCATCTCGTGGGCGATCAGGCCGCCGTACGACAGCCCGGTGAGCACCAGCGGCCCCTCGGGCAGCGGCTCGATCAGCCGCAGGTACTCCTCCGCCATCGCCTCGACGGTGGGCAGGAACGATTCGCCCTCGTTGAGGCCCGGTGCCTGGACGCCGGTCACGCCGACCTCGTCCGGCAGCAGCCCGGCAAGCGGCAGGTAGCAGAAGGCCGTACCGCCGGCCGGGTGAACGCAGACCACCCGCGCCGCACCGGCCCCCGCGCGGAACTCGATCAGGCTCCCGGGGCGGCGCCCCGCTGCGCCCTCGCGGAGCAGGCCGCCCAGCGCCTCGATCGTCGGGTGCAGCAGGACGTCCCGCACCTGGAGCGTCACGCCGAACGCCTCGCGGACCGCGTGCGCCAGCTTGATGGCGGAGATCGACGTGCCGCCGAGGGCGAAGAAGTCGTCCCGGACGCCGATGTCCTGGTGCAGCAGGACACTCCGCCATATCTGATACAGCGTCAGTTCGATGTCGTCGCGCGGGCTCGCCTGGTTGACCGCGGCCGGGCCGCGCGACGCGGCCCGCTCCAGCACCGCCGCGCGGTCGAGCTTGCCGTTGGCCGTCAGCGGCAGCCGCGGGAACTCCACGAAGACCTGCGGGATCATGTAGTCCGGCAGCCGCCGGGCCAGCGCCGCCCGCCACTCCGCCGCCGGACGCGGCTCCGCGCCGTCCCGCCCCACGGCCGCCACCAGGACGGGTCCGCCCCGCGCGGCGCGGTCCACCAGCACCGCCGCCTCGCCGACGCCCGGCTCGGCCCGCAGCGCGGCCTCCACCTCGCCCGGCTCGATCCGGAACCCGCGCAGCTTCACCTGGTCGTCCCGGCGCCCCGCGTACTCCAGTTCGCCGTCCGACAGCCACCGGGCCAGGTCGCCGGTGCGGTACATCCGCCCGCCCGGTACGAACGGGTCGGCCACGAACCGCCCGGCTGTCGGCCCCGGACGGCCCAGATAGCCGCGGGCCAGGCCCGCCCCCGCCACGTACACCTCACCCGGCACACCCGGCGGCACCGGCCGCAGCCGCTCGTCCAGCACGTACACCCGGGTGTTGGCGATGGGCCGGCCCACCGGGCTCTGCCGGTCCAGTGGCCGGGGCGTGAAGTACGCCGTGCTGTACACCGTCGTCTCCGTCGGCCCGTAGCCGTACAGCAGCCGCAGCCCCGGCAGGGCCTCGGTGAGACGGTGCAGCGTGCCCTCGGGCAGCGACTCCACTCCCGTCAGCAACTGCCGTAGCGCCAGCCCCTTCAGCCGCTCGCCGGGGGCCTCGTCGATCCACCGGACGAAGGCCGGCGGCAGGAACGCCTGCGCCACCCGGTGCTCCCGCATCCAGTCCAGCAGCGCCGCCGGGTCGAGGCGCACCTCGTCCGGGACCGGGCACAGCACGCCCCCGGTGGTCAGCGGCAGCAGCAGCTCCTGCTGGGCCACGTCGAAGCCGGTGCTCGCCCACTGCGACGCGGGCTCGCCGGGCAGCGCGCCGCAGCGTGCCACCCAGTGGTCCAGCAGGTTGAGGACGGCGCGGTGCGGCACCGCCACGCCCTTCGGACGGCCGGTCGAACCGGACGTGTAGATGACGTACGCCAGGTCGTCGGGGGAGACGGCGACGCCGGGCGCGTCCTCGCGGTCCGCCGCCACGGAGGCGAGCGCCGTCCAGCCTTCGGGCGGCGCCGGCTCACCGCTCAGCACCACGGCGGGACCGGCGTCCTCCACCATGCCGGCCAGCCGCTCGTGCGGCAGGTCCGGGTCGAGCGGCAGACACGTCCCACCCGCCTTGAGGACGCCGAGGGCGCCCACCGCGAGCTCCGCCGACCGCCGGACGTGCAGCCCCACGACGTGGCCGCGCCGCACGCCCCGGGCGATCAGGGCGTGGGCCAGCCGGTTGGCGCGCCGGTCCAGCTCCGCGTAGGCGAGGCGGACGGTGCCGTCCACCACGGCCGGCGCGTCCGGGCGCGTCCTGGCCTGCTCCTCGAAACGCTCCACCAGCCCCGCCGGGGCGCCCGGCAGGGCGGTGGCGTTCCACTCCTCCAGTACCCGGCGGCGCTCCGGCCCGTCGAGCAGCGTCAGATCCGCCACCGGGCGCTCCGGGCCGTCCGCCATCCACGCCAGCACCTGCCGCAGCCGGCCGACGTACCGCTCGGCCGTCACCTCGTCGAACAGCGCCTCGGCGTACCGCAGGCTGCCGGTCAGCCGGCCGTCCTTCTCCGCCGCCATCAGCGTCAGGTCGAAGGTGGCACCCGGCGCCGGGAGCGGCAGCGGCGTCACCTCGGTGCCCGTCAGGTCCAGCGCGCCGCCGTCCGTGTACTGCCACGCCAGCATGTTCTGGAACAGCGGGGTGTGCGCCGGGCTGCGCACCGGTTTCACCAGCTCCACCACGTGCTCGAACGGCAGGTCCTGGCGGCGGAGTCCGGCCCGCGCCACCGTCCGTACGCGGTCCAGCGCCTCGGCGACCGTCGGTGCACCGGACAGGTCGACGCGCAGCGCGAGGGTGTTGACGAAGAATCCGGCGACGTCCTCGACGTCGCCCCGCCGGCGGTTCGCGACGGGTATCCCGACGACGAGATCCCGCTGCCCGGACATCCGGGAAAGGAGCAGGGACCAGCCGGTGAGCACGGTCATGAACAAACTGGCGCCCTGCCGCTCGCCGAGCGACTTCACCGCCGCCGTCAGTTCCGCGTCGAAAGCGAACCGTACCTCGGCGCCGCGGTAATCCTGTTCCGCCGGACGCGGCCGGTCCGTGGGGAGTTCCAGCAGCGGCGGCGCCCCGGTCAGGGATTCCGTCCAATAGGCGGCCTGCTCCGCGAACGTTCCGTCCTCCCACTCCCGCTTCTGCCGCACGGCGTAATCCGGGTATCCGGAGACGAGCGGGGGCAGCGGGTCGGGCGCACCGCGCAGGAACGCGGTGTAAAGGGCGCCGAGTTCCCGCATCAGCAGGACTTCCGTCCACCCGTCGTAAATGGTGTGGTGGAAGGTCAGCAGCAGGTGGTGCCGGTCCTCGCCCAGGACGACCAGCCGGCCGCGCGCGAGCGGGCCGCGGGCCAGGTCGAAGGGGGCCGCGGCCTCCTCCCTCCGCAGTCGCTCCAGCCGCCGCTCCACCTCGGCGTCGGCGCCGACGGCCCGCGACAGGTCGTCCACGGACAGCGCGAACCCGGTGTCCGCCGGGTCGACCTGCTGGAACACCTCGCCGTCCACCGCCAACAGGCGAGTCCGCAGGGCCTCGTGGCGTGCCGTCAGGGCGTCGAGCGCGCGGGCCAGGGCGGAGCGGTCGAGGGGGCCCCGCACGTCGAAGGCGAGCGGTACGTGGTACGCCTCGCTCGCGCCCGGCAGTTGGGCCAGGAACCACAGCCGTCGCTGGGCGAACGACGCCGGGACGCGGTCCGGCGCGGCGGGGTCCCGGGCGAGGCCGGCCGACACGCCATCGGGGGCGGCGGGCGGCCCGCCGGCCGCCGCCTTCCGCGCCGCGTACGGCTGTTGGGGGAGAGGGGCGCTGGGGGTCTGCTGCGCGGGCAAGGCTGCTTCTCCTCAAGGGGAGGTGGTTCTGCGGCGGGCTTCCGCCGCCCGGGGCCCGGGATCGCCGGACGGGAGGGACGGGAACCCGCCCGGCACGGCACCGCTTTGTACGGAGGGGGAAGGGGGAAAGCGGGGCCGCGTGGGGGCGTGCGTTCGCGTGGGGGGAATCCGGCTGCTGCACCGGTAACGACCGGCCGTCATGAACGACTTCATGAGGCGTCGTCAAGCATGGCAAACCTCCGGGCCGCACTGGTCGCCGGGGCGTGACGAACGCGGGACGACAGGCGCCGTGTATCGGTGTCTGGGCTGTACGGCGATGATTGATCACTGAATGAGGAGTGTCAATGGGTGATCGCCTGAATGTGATCCTGCTCCCGCATCCTGCGGCCGTCAGATAGATGGCCAGGGCAATGACCGCTTGCGGGGAAGGGGAGCGCTTCCGAAACTCGAAGGGTATGCGCAGGTCGCGACCGCTGAGAATACCGACGGGTAATACTCGCGTGACCGCCATGATCAAGATCGAAAATCGAGGAACGTCCGAGGGTCCGGTCCCGAGATCGGTCGGCTAAAGCGGTAAAGGCCGCCTGCCGCATCGGTGAATCGGACGGCGCGCCGCGGAGCCCGGGCCGGGAGGGGCGCGGGGGCGGCGGGGCGGCCGACGGACGGCGTACGAGACGGCCGACGGGTGGCGCCCGGGTGAACGCCGGCGAGCGGAACGGTGACGAAACCCCCGCCCGCAGACCGGAAACCTTCCGTCAAGATCCTTTCTGGACAGGAAGATTGGCGCTCAAGCGTGTTCTACTCCGGAGCTCCGCCCCGATAGAACCTGATCGTCAACAACAACCTCATGTCTGCGCCCCACAAGGGAGAGATCGTGAAGCGGATGGGATGGGCCGTCACCGCGGCCGTCACCACCATCGTCCTGGCCCAGTCGTCCCTCGCCGCCCAGGCGGCGGACTCCACCTCCGGGTGGCGGGCCCCCTCGTGCGCCAAGGTCGCCGGCGACGGCGCCGTCACCTTCACCACCGACGACGGCGCGACCCTCGTCCCGACGACGGGCACCCTGAAGTCCGTCAGCTACACCCACGGCCTGGTCGCGCTGGACACCCCCAACACGCTCCTCGCCACGCACAACGACGAGCTCCAGCGCTCGACGGACGCCGGCTGCACCTGGACCAAGGTCGCGACGCTCGGCAGCGGCTCCACCTGGCTGACCGCCGCCACCGGCGGCCGGGCCTTCGCCTGGGAGAAGAACGGCGGCTACCTGGCCCGCGTCGACGGCAAGACCGTCACCAAGCTGTCCTCGCCCAGCGCCGACATCGTCGGCGTCGGCACCGACAAGGCGCGCCGCGACCACGTCCGCCTCGCCGGCAGCGATGGACAGCTTTACGACTCGACGGACGCCGGCGCCACCTGGAAGCCGGTCGGCAAGCTCGCCTTCGGCCCGGGCGCCAACCTCTACACCGTGTCCTTCGACCCCGCCGACCTCGACCACGCGGTCGCCGGCGGCATGACGACCGGCGGCGCGGTCACCACCGACGGCGGCGCCACCTGGACCGCCGCCACCGGCCTGTCCGCCACGGCCGGCGGCAAGGCCAACCTCTTCGCCGCGTCCGTCTCCCCGGCCGACCGCAACGTCGTCTACGCCCTGGGCATCGACCTCGTGGAGGCCGCGCCGAGCTCGGGCGCCGAGGGCCGGCACCTGTACCGGTCCACCGACGGCGGCCGGACGTACACCCGGATCGTCGACGACACCCCGGACACCGAGCTCACCAACAGCACCCTGCTGGCGCCGAGCCCCGTGGACGCGAACGTCCTGTACTTCGAGTACGGCACGTACTTCCAGGCGTACGGCACCGACCTGTACCGCTATGACGCGCGGACGGGCAAGGTCGGCAAGACGCACAACGCCCACGACGGCATCTCGGCCATCGCCTTCAACCCGGCCCGGCCGTCCGTGATGTACCTGGGCCTCGAAGAGGTGCGGATCGACCACTGACCCGGCGCCCCGCCCGGGGAATCCTCCCGGACGGGACGGACGGAGCCCGGCCCGCGCGCACGTGGAGGTCGTGCGGGCCGGCGGCCCTCTTCGGTGGCCGCCCGGCAGACGCGGCGCCGGCGTGACCACTGTGGCGGCCGCGCATACGGAGAGCCGTGCTCGCGGCCTTCGCCGAGGGCGACGGCGGCCACCACCGGCCGCCGCTCACCGACTTCGGCTGAGCGGCGGCTTCAGGGGACGTACGCGCCGAGCGGCGCCGGGACGAGGCCGGCCTCCCGCGCCGCGTCGAGGGCGCGGCCCAGGTCGGCGGTCAGGGTGGGGGTGAAGTGCAGCAGGACCACGTCGCCGCGCCGCAGCCGCGGCACCGGCGGGGGAGCGTCTCCCCAGGTCGTGAAGTCGTGCGTCCAGGTGACCAGCGCCCGGACGCCGCACGCGCGCGCGGCGGCCCGGGTGGTGTCGTCGTAGCGGCCGAACGGCGGGCGCAGCAGGACGGGCGCCCGCCCGAACGCGGCGGCCAGCCGGTCGCGGGCCCCGCAGATCTCCCGCCGCTGCCCCGCGGGGTCGAGCGTGGTGAGGTCGGGGTGGCCGACGGTGTGGTTGCCCACGGCCGACCGGCGCCCCGCGGTCAACTGCCAGAAGTAGCCGGGGTCCTGATCCACGGCGCCGGGGAGCGGGAAGAGGGAGACCGGGACCCTCCGGTCGCGCAGCAGGGCCGCCGCCGAGGGATCGCGGTACCAGCCGTCGTCGATCGTGAGGAAGACGACGCGGTCGTGCGTCGGTATGCGGGAGAGTGCCGGCGGCAGGACCGGCCGTCCGGCGCCGTGGGCGGCGGCGGAGCCCGACGGCCCGGTGAGGACCGTGAACAGCAGGAGGGCGAGGAGCAGGGTGAGGGTGGCGCGGCGTCCTGGCATGACCGCATGGTTGGTTCAGACCAACACGCTGTCAAGGGTTCGCCGGCCCGCGGGCCGGTATGCGTCGGATGACGGCATCGCTGTCCGGACGTGCCGTCAGGCCCGGCGGTCGGCTGTCACCAGGGGGCCCTCGATGAGGTCGCGCAGTTGGGAGCGGGCGGTGATGCCGAGCTTCGGGAAGCTGCGGTAGAGGTGCGAGCCGACCGTGCGCGGGGAGAGGAAGAGCCGCTCGCCGATCTCCCGGTTGGTCAGCCCGCGGGCGGCGAGCCCGACGATCTGCCGCTGCTGCGGGGAGAGTTCGGCGAGCGCGTCGGGGGCGGTGTCGATGACGTCGAGGCCGGCGGCGCGTGCTTCCGTGCGGGCGCGCTCGGTCCACGGGCGCGCGCCCAGGCGCCGGAAGACCTCCAGGGCTTCGGTGAGCGGCGCTCGAGCCTCCGCGATGCGGCGGCGGCGCCGTATCCACTCGGCGAGGTCCAGCAGGGTCTGGGCGCGTTCGAAGGGCCAGTGTTCCAGTACGGGGTCCGCCAGGGCCGCCCGGAGGTGCGGCTCGGCGTCCCGGGGGCCGGCCAGCAGGCCACGCGCGCGGTCGATCAGCGCGCGCAGGCGGGGTGAGGCGTCGCGGGCGAGGGTGCGCGCGGCACGTTCGACGATCGCGGCGGCCTCCGCGCGCCGGCCGGCGCGCACCGCCGCGGCGGCCAGATCCGCCAGGGCCGGGTAGGAGGCGTGGTAGTGCACGGGGCCGCCATCCGCCGTGAAAACCGAGCGGAGTTGGTCGTACGCCGGCTCGTAGGCGCCCTCCGCGAGGACCGCGGCGCCGAGCGCGCGGCGGGCGAAGACGGACACCGAACGGCTCTCCAGCGGGTCGACGAGGGCGAGCGCCTCCTCGGCCCGGGCGCGGGCGGCCGTCGGGTCGCCCTGGTAGGCCAGCACAGCGGCGTCCACCGCGGCCGCGCACGCCACGGCGTGGTCCAGGCCGGCCGCCGCACCGACCGCGCCGCCGCGGGCGCAGGCTTCCCGCGCCCGCCCCCACCTGCCCAGATCCACATAGCTCCAGGCGGCCGCGCCGCCCAGGCCCTCCGGTAGCGCTCCGCGCGACCCCCAGCGGTCGAACGCCTCGTCGAAGGCGCGGACGGCCCGTGGGGTCTCGTCGAGCAGCCAGGCCATGACACCGTAGGCGGCGAGCCGGTCGGGACGGCGGCGTGCCTCGGCGGCGACCCGCGGGAGCAGCGCGAGGAGTCCGGCCCGGTCGTCGAAGGGGTCGGACACGGCCCGCACCCAGGCGCGCAGCCATGCGTGGGAGGCGTCCTGGCGCAGGCCGCGCAGGGCGGCCCCGACGCGGTGCCGCTGGGCGTCCTGCCCGGAGTAGTAACGGACCACGGCGGCGCCGGCCAGGGCGCCCAGCGCGGCGGACGGCTCGACGGGGTTCAACTCCTCGGCGGTCTCCAGGAGTCGGGGGAAGACCACGCTGTGGCGCGCCGTCAGTACGGCCAGCCGTCCGGCCTGCGCCCCGGCTTCGGCGAGGAGGGACGCGTCGTCGGTGCGGGCCCGTACCGCGGCCGCCAGCTCCTCGACCCAGGCGAGGTCGCCGGTGAGCGCCGCCTCCGCGGCGGCGTCGACGAGCAGCCGGGCGCCGTGCTCGGGGCGCGGCGAGAGGTCGGCGGCCCGCTGCAGGGCCTTGGCCGCCGCCGCGTGGCCGCCGCGGCGACGGGCCCGGTGGGCCGTCCGCTCCAGTTCCCCCGACACGGCCGCGTCCGGGCGCCTGGCCGCGGCGGCGAGGTGCCAGGCACGCCGGTCGGGCTCGTCCCGCAGCAGCTCGGCGAGCGCCAGGTGGGCCTCGCGCCGGGCGGCGGGGGACGCGGCGTGGTACACGGCGGAGCGGACGAGGGGATGGCTGAACCGTACGTCGTGCCCGGTGCGCCGGATCAGCCCGGCCCGCTCGGCAGGCGGCCATGCCTCGTCCTCGGCGTCCGGGACGGTGGCGGGGACGGCGATCGCGGAGTCGACGGTGTCCATGGCGGCCAGGAGCAGCAGGGCCCGTGTGGTGGGGGCGGGCAGGTCGTCCAGGCGGGCCGCGAAGATCTGCTCCAGGCGAGCGGTGAGCGGGAGCGGGCCCGCGGGCGGCGCCTTCGCGGCCGGCCCGCGTACGGCGGCCGCTTTCGCCAGTTCGGTCAGCGCGAGGGGGTTGCCCTGGGCCTGGTCGAGGATCCGCGTCCTGGTCCGGCCGGTGGGGCCGTGGGGCCGCAGGTCCAGCAGACGGCCGGCCTCGGCGGCGTCGAGCGGTCCCAGGGTG is a window from the Streptomyces mobaraensis genome containing:
- a CDS encoding helix-turn-helix transcriptional regulator, with product MEAHGRERIVGRDAELARLFRAMDSATEDPVLLLLGDVGMGKSSLLDRAVRRAAAGGARVLRAEGRQSESGLAFSALHQLLRPVPADIDGLPERQRAALHGALGMGPATADGDLMLVGVAVLSVLSAQGERAPVLVVLDDAQWCDRASLDVLSFAARRLAGEPVTMLIAARAGDRLPGFDRHVPTLTLGPLDAAEAGRLLDLRPHGPTGRTRTRILDQAQGNPLALTELAKAAAVRGPAAKAPPAGPLPLTARLEQIFAARLDDLPAPTTRALLLLAAMDTVDSAIAVPATVPDAEDEAWPPAERAGLIRRTGHDVRFSHPLVRSAVYHAASPAARREAHLALAELLRDEPDRRAWHLAAAARRPDAAVSGELERTAHRARRRGGHAAAAKALQRAADLSPRPEHGARLLVDAAAEAALTGDLAWVEELAAAVRARTDDASLLAEAGAQAGRLAVLTARHSVVFPRLLETAEELNPVEPSAALGALAGAAVVRYYSGQDAQRHRVGAALRGLRQDASHAWLRAWVRAVSDPFDDRAGLLALLPRVAAEARRRPDRLAAYGVMAWLLDETPRAVRAFDEAFDRWGSRGALPEGLGGAAAWSYVDLGRWGRAREACARGGAVGAAAGLDHAVACAAAVDAAVLAYQGDPTAARARAEEALALVDPLESRSVSVFARRALGAAVLAEGAYEPAYDQLRSVFTADGGPVHYHASYPALADLAAAAVRAGRRAEAAAIVERAARTLARDASPRLRALIDRARGLLAGPRDAEPHLRAALADPVLEHWPFERAQTLLDLAEWIRRRRRIAEARAPLTEALEVFRRLGARPWTERARTEARAAGLDVIDTAPDALAELSPQQRQIVGLAARGLTNREIGERLFLSPRTVGSHLYRSFPKLGITARSQLRDLIEGPLVTADRRA